Proteins co-encoded in one Alphaproteobacteria bacterium PA2 genomic window:
- a CDS encoding 3-deoxy-D-manno-octulosonic acid transferase has translation MVPTLLRGRAKRGKEDPVRIGERFGCPTLTRPDGKLVWLHGVSVGESQSLLPLVSALKATRPDLNILVTSGTRTSAELLARRLPQGVLYQYVPVDAPGAVKRFLDHWKPAAGILVESELWPNLILGAQARGVKLVLASARMTAKSAKGWGRWPSAASRLLGAFSAILPQDPETADRLAALGADIGPFANLKRVGEALTCDPDELKALKAAGGDRLVILASNTHPGEESLIARAARDPGALLVVAPRHPERGAEVAGALADLGLKVCRRSTGETLTAAHEVYLADTLGEMGLLYAWADIAVMGGSLVPGIGGHNPLEPARLGVPVVTGPHVFNAADLYGEMLDAVAAIEARDETDLARHLKGLSSNPQIRRQMSDAALAYAARQGSALETVTATVLPLVDA, from the coding sequence ATGGTTCCCACCCTGCTGCGTGGCCGCGCCAAGCGCGGGAAGGAAGACCCGGTCCGGATCGGCGAGCGGTTCGGCTGCCCGACCCTGACGCGGCCCGACGGCAAGCTCGTCTGGCTGCACGGGGTGAGCGTCGGCGAAAGCCAGTCCCTGCTGCCCCTGGTTTCAGCCCTCAAGGCGACAAGGCCGGACCTGAACATCCTGGTCACTTCGGGAACCCGGACTTCGGCCGAACTTCTGGCCAGGCGGTTGCCGCAGGGCGTCCTCTACCAGTACGTGCCGGTCGACGCGCCCGGGGCCGTGAAGCGGTTCCTTGACCACTGGAAGCCTGCCGCCGGTATTCTGGTGGAAAGTGAGCTCTGGCCCAACCTGATCCTTGGCGCCCAGGCCCGAGGCGTGAAGCTGGTGCTGGCATCCGCCCGGATGACCGCGAAAAGCGCAAAGGGCTGGGGTCGGTGGCCCTCCGCAGCCAGCCGACTGCTGGGCGCCTTCAGTGCGATCCTGCCCCAGGACCCCGAGACCGCCGACAGGCTCGCAGCACTTGGGGCGGACATCGGTCCCTTCGCAAACCTCAAGCGGGTGGGCGAGGCCCTGACCTGTGATCCGGACGAGCTCAAAGCCCTCAAGGCTGCTGGCGGGGACCGGCTGGTCATTCTGGCCTCTAACACCCACCCCGGCGAGGAGTCCCTTATCGCCCGGGCGGCGCGGGATCCCGGCGCCCTTCTGGTGGTGGCGCCACGCCACCCAGAGCGCGGCGCTGAAGTGGCGGGCGCCCTTGCCGATCTGGGCCTGAAGGTCTGCCGCCGGTCCACAGGGGAAACCCTGACCGCGGCCCACGAGGTCTATCTGGCCGACACCCTTGGCGAGATGGGCCTGCTCTACGCCTGGGCCGACATCGCCGTCATGGGCGGCAGCCTCGTTCCCGGAATTGGCGGGCACAACCCTCTCGAACCCGCCCGTCTGGGCGTACCGGTCGTCACGGGTCCCCATGTCTTCAATGCCGCCGACCTCTACGGCGAAATGCTCGACGCTGTGGCGGCGATAGAGGCCAGGGATGAGACTGACCTTGCCCGTCACCTGAAAGGCCTGTCCAGCAATCCGCAGATCCGTCGGCAGATGTCGGACGCGGCCCTGGCCTATGCGGCGCGGCAGGGGTCAGCCCTTGAAACGGTTACGGCCACTGTCCTTCCCCTGGTGGACGCATGA
- the lpxK gene encoding tetraacyldisaccharide 4'-kinase — MKLPTPKWWYVRSGAPAPVTRALLTPISWIWAWTTARRIARTIPIDPGAPVICVGNLTAGGTGKTPVVRELLTLLRARGVAAHGLSRGYGGAEKGPLQVDLSRHTAADVGDEPLMMAADGPMWISADRVAGAKAAVAAGARVLVMDDGHQNPTLQKALSLVVVDGETRDGEWPLGDGSVFPAGPLREPLATGLARADAVVLVLPQDLPSPDPELLAMFQGKPVLVVRITPVEPPPPGPQLGFAGIGKPWKFERALKAAGCDLVEFANFPDHADYSEDMLTRLSDMAAHRGAGLITTEKDWVRLPPAWRERIRAWPIRASFEAPADLETLLSGLGL; from the coding sequence ATGAAGCTGCCCACGCCGAAGTGGTGGTATGTGCGATCCGGCGCCCCTGCCCCGGTCACCCGCGCCCTGCTGACCCCCATCAGCTGGATCTGGGCCTGGACGACCGCCCGGCGGATCGCCCGCACGATCCCGATCGATCCCGGAGCGCCGGTCATCTGCGTCGGCAATCTGACCGCCGGAGGCACCGGCAAGACCCCCGTGGTGCGCGAGTTGCTGACCTTGCTGAGAGCCCGCGGCGTCGCGGCCCATGGTTTGTCCAGGGGCTATGGCGGCGCGGAGAAAGGGCCCTTGCAGGTCGACCTGTCTCGCCACACCGCTGCCGATGTTGGTGATGAGCCCCTGATGATGGCGGCTGATGGCCCCATGTGGATCTCCGCTGACCGGGTTGCAGGCGCCAAGGCGGCTGTGGCGGCCGGCGCCAGGGTCCTGGTCATGGACGACGGCCACCAGAATCCGACTCTGCAGAAGGCCCTTTCCCTCGTCGTCGTGGATGGCGAGACCCGGGACGGCGAGTGGCCCCTGGGCGATGGATCGGTGTTTCCCGCCGGGCCCCTGCGGGAGCCCCTGGCCACAGGCCTTGCCCGGGCGGACGCCGTGGTCCTGGTCCTGCCGCAGGACCTGCCCTCCCCCGATCCCGAACTTCTCGCCATGTTTCAGGGCAAGCCGGTGCTGGTGGTCAGGATCACCCCGGTCGAGCCACCGCCGCCCGGACCGCAATTGGGCTTTGCCGGCATAGGCAAACCCTGGAAGTTCGAACGCGCCCTGAAGGCCGCAGGCTGCGACCTGGTCGAATTCGCCAACTTCCCCGACCACGCCGACTATTCCGAAGACATGCTGACGCGCCTTTCCGATATGGCCGCGCACCGCGGGGCCGGTCTGATCACGACGGAAAAGGACTGGGTCCGCCTGCCGCCAGCCTGGCGGGAACGGATCAGGGCCTGGCCGATCCGCGCGAGCTTTGAAGCCCCCGCGGATCTGGAAACACTCCTGTCCGGTCTGGGCCTCTAG
- a CDS encoding phosphotransferase family protein has protein sequence MADTAEQEREAANSGTKDVAESHRFDESALAAWMQANVEGFEGPLEVRQFKGGQSNPTYQLITPSRKYVMRRKPPGKLLPSAHAVDREYKVITALYPTGFPVARSYGLCTDDAVIGTWFYIMDMVEGRILWDQSLPAYEPQERFAIFKAKIETLADLHNTDHEAIGLGDYGKPGNYMGRQVDRWTKQYKASETVHLEEMERLIDFLPKSLPEQERTSVVHGDYRLDNMVLHPTEPRVAAVLDWELGTLGEPLADFTYLLMNWVNGSISTLPDIKAHGLPTLEEAVEIYCQRTNRPGLRDLDWFFSYNMFRLAGICQGIVGRVRDGTANSPQAAAMAERVPLLAQSAWHYAQRAGA, from the coding sequence ATGGCCGATACAGCCGAGCAGGAACGCGAAGCCGCCAATTCGGGCACCAAGGACGTCGCCGAAAGCCACCGTTTCGATGAGTCCGCACTGGCCGCCTGGATGCAGGCCAATGTGGAAGGCTTTGAGGGGCCGCTGGAAGTCCGCCAGTTCAAGGGCGGCCAGTCCAACCCGACCTATCAGCTGATCACCCCATCCAGGAAATATGTCATGCGGCGCAAGCCGCCCGGCAAGCTGCTGCCCTCGGCCCACGCCGTCGATCGCGAATACAAGGTCATCACCGCCCTCTATCCCACCGGCTTCCCGGTGGCGCGGTCCTATGGGCTCTGCACGGATGACGCCGTCATCGGCACCTGGTTCTACATCATGGACATGGTGGAAGGCCGCATCCTCTGGGATCAGTCCCTGCCGGCCTATGAGCCCCAGGAGCGGTTTGCGATCTTCAAGGCCAAGATCGAAACCCTGGCTGACCTGCACAACACAGACCACGAAGCCATTGGCCTGGGCGACTATGGCAAGCCCGGCAACTATATGGGCCGTCAGGTCGATCGCTGGACCAAGCAGTACAAGGCCTCGGAAACCGTCCACCTGGAAGAGATGGAGCGGTTGATCGATTTCCTGCCGAAGTCCCTGCCGGAGCAGGAGCGCACCAGCGTCGTTCACGGCGACTATCGCCTGGACAATATGGTCCTCCATCCCACCGAACCCAGGGTGGCCGCAGTTCTGGACTGGGAGCTGGGAACCCTCGGCGAACCCCTTGCCGACTTCACCTATCTGCTCATGAACTGGGTGAACGGGTCGATTTCCACCCTGCCCGACATCAAGGCCCATGGACTGCCGACGCTCGAAGAGGCCGTGGAGATCTATTGCCAGCGCACCAACCGTCCCGGCCTCCGGGATCTGGACTGGTTCTTCTCGTACAACATGTTCCGGTTGGCAGGCATCTGCCAGGGCATTGTCGGTCGGGTGCGTGACGGCACGGCCAACAGCCCGCAGGCGGCGGCCATGGCTGAACGGGTTCCCCTGCTGGCCCAGTCGGCCTGGCACTACGCCCAGAGGGCCGGCGCCTAG
- a CDS encoding phosphoribosylamine--glycine ligase yields MNILLVGSGGREHALAWKIKASPLVRTLVMAPGNPGMGNLGELRAISPTDVPALVALAQDMAADLVVIGPEVSVEAGLADALADAGIPCFGPVAAAGRLESSKAFTKAFCDRHGLPTSAYAVFEDSAQAKAGLSAFNAPYVVKADGLAAGKGVVIAQDLAAAEAAIDDAIGGRFGGAGARVVIEEFLEGEIGSLFALCDGRTSRLFGSAQDHKRAYDGERGPNTGGMGTYSPAPVFTPALVDQTRTRLAEPAFAGIASEGAPYRGVLFVELMATRDGPKLVEFNARFGDPECQVLMLRLKSDLVPYLMACATGTLDQLPDPEWSDQAAVCVVLAARGYPDAPQTGSEIRGAEQDFGANVVVFHAGTRRDPDGTLRASGGRVLNVCAHGASFEEARAKAYAAVAKIDWPGGFHRTDIGWRALGR; encoded by the coding sequence ATGAACATACTTCTTGTCGGATCTGGTGGCCGCGAGCACGCCCTGGCCTGGAAGATCAAGGCCTCGCCCCTGGTGCGGACCCTGGTCATGGCGCCGGGAAATCCCGGCATGGGCAATCTTGGCGAACTCCGGGCGATCAGTCCGACAGATGTTCCGGCCCTGGTCGCCCTGGCGCAGGACATGGCGGCTGATCTGGTCGTGATCGGTCCTGAAGTCTCCGTGGAGGCCGGGCTGGCGGACGCCCTGGCTGATGCCGGCATACCCTGTTTCGGCCCAGTTGCGGCGGCGGGGCGACTGGAGAGCTCCAAGGCCTTCACCAAGGCCTTCTGCGATCGTCATGGTCTGCCCACCTCGGCCTACGCCGTCTTCGAAGATTCGGCCCAGGCAAAGGCGGGCCTTTCGGCCTTCAATGCTCCCTATGTGGTCAAGGCTGACGGCCTGGCGGCGGGCAAGGGGGTTGTGATCGCCCAGGACCTCGCGGCAGCCGAGGCGGCAATCGATGACGCCATTGGCGGCCGGTTCGGCGGCGCGGGAGCACGGGTCGTCATCGAGGAATTTCTGGAGGGCGAGATCGGCTCGCTCTTCGCCCTCTGCGATGGCAGGACCTCCAGGCTCTTCGGCTCGGCCCAGGACCACAAGCGCGCCTATGACGGCGAGCGGGGCCCCAATACCGGCGGTATGGGCACCTATTCCCCCGCCCCGGTCTTCACGCCGGCCCTGGTGGATCAGACGCGGACCCGGTTGGCCGAACCCGCCTTCGCCGGCATAGCCTCAGAGGGCGCGCCCTATCGCGGCGTGCTCTTTGTCGAGCTAATGGCAACCCGGGATGGCCCCAAGCTGGTCGAGTTCAACGCCCGGTTCGGCGACCCCGAATGTCAGGTCCTGATGCTGCGGCTGAAGAGTGATCTGGTTCCCTACCTCATGGCCTGCGCCACCGGGACCCTGGACCAATTGCCGGACCCCGAATGGTCCGATCAAGCCGCAGTTTGCGTCGTCCTGGCCGCCCGGGGCTATCCGGACGCACCGCAGACCGGATCCGAGATCCGCGGCGCTGAGCAGGATTTCGGCGCAAATGTCGTGGTCTTCCATGCCGGAACCCGCAGAGACCCCGACGGAACCCTGCGGGCCTCAGGCGGTCGGGTGCTCAATGTCTGCGCCCACGGGGCCAGCTTTGAAGAGGCCAGGGCCAAGGCCTACGCCGCTGTGGCGAAGATCGACTGGCCAGGCGGATTCCATCGCACCGACATTGGCTGGCGCGCCCTGGGCCGGTGA
- the phoB gene encoding phosphate regulon transcriptional regulatory protein PhoB — protein sequence MAPRILVVEDEDALSTLLQYNLEKDGYEVALASDGEDALTQVAEQAPDLVILDWMLPKISGIEVCRRLRQRTETRNMPIIMLTARGEETDRIRGLDTGADDYVIKPFAMSELSARIRAVMRRIRPGLSEDRVHRGDLIIDRVAHRVRRSGEEIHLGPTEFRLLDHFMQHPGRVFSREQLLDAVWGREVYVEARTVDVHVGRLRKALNRREGDVDPIRTVRSAGYSLDLDA from the coding sequence ATGGCGCCGCGAATTCTGGTTGTCGAAGACGAAGACGCACTTTCCACACTTCTCCAGTACAATCTGGAGAAGGATGGATACGAGGTCGCCCTTGCCTCAGATGGTGAAGACGCCCTGACCCAGGTTGCGGAACAGGCGCCTGACCTGGTCATTCTGGACTGGATGCTGCCCAAGATTTCCGGGATCGAGGTTTGTCGGCGACTTCGTCAGCGTACGGAAACCCGGAACATGCCGATCATCATGCTGACGGCTCGGGGAGAAGAAACCGACCGCATTCGCGGCCTCGACACAGGGGCTGACGACTATGTGATCAAGCCTTTCGCCATGTCCGAACTGTCAGCGCGGATTCGCGCTGTCATGCGCCGCATCCGGCCAGGCCTCTCCGAGGACAGGGTCCACAGGGGCGACCTGATCATTGACCGGGTCGCGCACCGGGTGCGCCGGTCCGGTGAGGAAATCCACCTTGGCCCCACCGAATTCCGCCTGCTCGACCACTTCATGCAGCATCCCGGCCGGGTCTTCTCCCGGGAGCAGTTGCTGGATGCGGTCTGGGGACGGGAGGTCTATGTGGAGGCGCGGACGGTCGACGTGCACGTCGGACGTCTGCGCAAGGCGCTGAACCGCAGGGAAGGCGATGTTGATCCGATCCGCACCGTCCGGTCAGCGGGCTATTCCCTGGATCTGGACGCTTAG
- the phoU gene encoding phosphate transport system regulatory protein PhoU: MNEHIVKSYEDELNALTAECARMGGLTEAQVADSLEAVIKRDQALAEQVVGRDERLDILQADIERKAIRLIALRQPMANDLRRTVAAMKIANNLERCGDLAKNIAKRTMVLAEAEPMAALTRSIERMGRLVTGRLKDVLDAYTASNLDRAMQVWSRDDEVDEHYNSLFRELLTYMMGDPRTITACAHLLFVAKNMERIGDHATNIAEIIHYEITGDEMIGAARPKTDGLTS, translated from the coding sequence ATGAACGAGCATATCGTCAAGTCCTACGAGGACGAACTCAACGCCCTGACCGCCGAATGCGCCAGGATGGGCGGCCTGACCGAGGCCCAGGTGGCCGACAGCCTCGAAGCCGTCATCAAGCGCGACCAGGCGCTCGCCGAACAGGTCGTCGGTCGCGATGAACGGCTGGACATCCTGCAGGCCGATATCGAGCGCAAGGCCATTCGTCTGATCGCCCTGCGCCAGCCCATGGCCAATGACCTGCGCCGCACCGTAGCGGCCATGAAGATCGCCAATAATCTTGAACGCTGTGGCGACCTGGCCAAGAACATCGCCAAGCGCACAATGGTCCTGGCCGAAGCCGAACCCATGGCAGCCCTGACCCGGTCCATCGAACGCATGGGCCGGCTGGTTACAGGCCGTCTGAAGGATGTCCTGGATGCCTACACCGCCTCGAACCTTGATCGCGCCATGCAGGTGTGGTCGCGGGACGATGAAGTGGATGAGCACTATAACAGCCTCTTCCGGGAACTGCTGACCTACATGATGGGCGATCCGCGGACCATTACCGCCTGCGCCCACCTGCTGTTCGTCGCCAAGAACATGGAGCGGATCGGCGATCACGCCACCAATATCGCCGAGATCATCCACTACGAGATCACCGGCGATGAAATGATCGGTGCGGCCCGTCCCAAGACCGACGGCCTGACCTCCTAG
- a CDS encoding phosphate ABC transporter ATP-binding protein has translation MRHHMTLQRDDGLTQGAGATTVGDPIKIRARDINVFYGAKQALFDVSLDVAEKSVTALIGPSGCGKSTFLRCINRMNDTIPGARVEGRIELDGEDVNDRGIDPVVLRARVGMVFQKPNPFPKTIYENVAYGPRIHGIATTKAELDAIVEKSLKRAGLWAEVADRLQQPGTGLSGGQQQRLVIARAIAVSPEVILMDEPCSALDPIATARIEELIDELRNQYCIVIVTHSMAQAARVSQRTAFFHMGKLVEAGDTGDIFTNPRDNRTQDYITGRFG, from the coding sequence ATGAGACATCACATGACCCTTCAACGCGACGACGGCCTGACCCAGGGTGCAGGGGCGACGACGGTCGGCGATCCGATCAAGATCCGCGCCCGGGACATCAATGTGTTCTATGGCGCCAAGCAGGCCCTGTTCGACGTTTCCCTCGATGTGGCGGAGAAGTCGGTCACCGCCCTGATCGGCCCTTCAGGCTGCGGCAAGTCCACCTTCCTGCGGTGTATCAACCGCATGAATGACACCATTCCCGGCGCCCGGGTGGAAGGCCGGATCGAGCTGGACGGCGAGGATGTGAATGACCGCGGCATTGACCCCGTGGTCCTCCGCGCCCGGGTGGGCATGGTTTTCCAGAAGCCCAACCCCTTCCCGAAGACCATCTACGAGAACGTCGCCTATGGTCCGCGCATTCACGGCATCGCCACCACCAAGGCTGAGCTGGACGCCATTGTCGAAAAGTCGCTGAAGCGGGCCGGCCTGTGGGCCGAAGTCGCAGACCGCCTGCAGCAGCCGGGCACGGGTCTGTCCGGGGGGCAACAGCAGCGCCTGGTCATCGCCCGGGCCATCGCCGTCAGCCCTGAAGTCATTCTGATGGACGAGCCCTGTTCGGCCCTCGATCCGATCGCCACGGCCCGGATCGAAGAGCTGATCGACGAACTCCGCAACCAGTACTGCATCGTGATCGTCACCCACTCCATGGCCCAGGCCGCCCGGGTCTCGCAGAGGACCGCCTTCTTCCACATGGGCAAGCTGGTGGAAGCTGGCGACACCGGCGACATCTTCACCAATCCCCGGGACAACCGCACCCAGGACTATATCACCGGCCGGTTCGGCTAA
- the pstA gene encoding phosphate ABC transporter, permease protein PstA, producing the protein MTDATTPAAVTLRQTVEARLKVRHAQEKRFRAYGFAAIAFALSFLAILLGRIVAQGYTTFQEYSVSIPVFVDPARVDRNDISGTNFDLLIADQVLARLGVKDDDFGSKSSKVMDILSNDLGFQVLEKVRADPSLIGKTISVTGPVRADGALYYKGEIKRSSPEDERKLDNTQLDWLDRMKSTGMVSSGFNSGFLTKSDSTEPEQAGVWGAIVGSTMMLFVTALLAVPIGVLAATYLEEFAPKNRWTDIIEVNINNLAAVPSIVYGLLGLAVFINWLHVPRSSPLLGGLVLSLMALPTVIIATRSALKAVPPSIREAALGVGASKTQTVFHHVLPLAMPGVMTGAILSMAHALGETAPLLMIGMVSFVPGVPEGFTGASTVLPVQVFIWENASERGFHERTAGAIIVLLVFMIVMNLAAILLRRRFERRW; encoded by the coding sequence ATGACTGACGCCACCACCCCCGCTGCGGTGACCCTTCGCCAGACCGTCGAGGCTCGGCTCAAGGTCCGACATGCCCAGGAAAAGCGTTTCCGGGCCTATGGCTTTGCAGCCATAGCCTTCGCCCTGTCCTTCCTCGCCATCCTGCTGGGGCGGATCGTCGCCCAGGGCTATACGACCTTCCAGGAATACAGCGTCTCGATTCCGGTTTTTGTGGATCCGGCGCGGGTTGATCGCAACGACATCAGCGGAACCAATTTCGACCTGCTCATCGCCGATCAGGTCCTGGCGCGGCTGGGGGTCAAGGATGATGACTTTGGAAGCAAGTCCTCCAAGGTCATGGATATCCTGTCCAATGACCTGGGCTTCCAGGTGCTTGAAAAGGTCAGGGCTGACCCGAGCCTGATCGGCAAGACGATTTCGGTCACCGGGCCGGTACGGGCTGACGGCGCGCTCTATTACAAGGGCGAGATCAAGCGTTCGAGCCCGGAGGACGAGCGCAAGCTCGACAATACCCAGCTGGATTGGCTCGACAGGATGAAGTCCACCGGCATGGTCTCGTCCGGCTTCAATTCCGGCTTCCTGACCAAGTCCGACTCGACCGAGCCCGAACAGGCAGGCGTCTGGGGCGCAATAGTCGGGTCGACCATGATGCTGTTCGTAACCGCCCTGCTGGCCGTGCCCATCGGCGTGCTGGCGGCCACCTATCTTGAGGAGTTCGCGCCCAAGAACCGCTGGACCGACATCATCGAGGTCAACATCAACAATCTCGCGGCGGTGCCGTCCATTGTCTATGGCCTGCTCGGCTTGGCCGTGTTCATCAACTGGCTGCATGTGCCCAGGTCATCTCCCCTGCTGGGCGGCTTGGTCCTGTCCCTCATGGCCCTGCCCACCGTGATCATTGCGACCCGGTCGGCCCTCAAGGCTGTGCCTCCGTCCATCCGAGAGGCGGCCCTGGGCGTCGGCGCCTCAAAGACCCAGACCGTCTTTCACCACGTCCTGCCCCTGGCCATGCCCGGAGTCATGACTGGCGCCATATTGTCCATGGCCCATGCCCTTGGCGAAACGGCGCCGCTTCTGATGATCGGCATGGTGTCCTTTGTTCCTGGCGTCCCGGAAGGGTTCACCGGCGCCTCCACGGTCCTTCCTGTTCAGGTCTTCATCTGGGAAAACGCCTCCGAGCGCGGCTTCCACGAGCGAACGGCGGGGGCGATCATTGTCCTGCTGGTCTTCATGATCGTGATGAACCTGGCCGCCATTCTGCTGCGACGCCGCTTCGAGCGTCGGTGGTGA
- the pstC gene encoding phosphate ABC transporter permease subunit PstC, producing MLTWVALLALALFSGATFFAARRKALAAVGGRPVALHSLPGYYGGYVAIWVAVPAALILLLAAGFGGRLEAGLLRSADVPAIKGMDSQQQDVFFNDAVTLSLGGQPSETLYEGAQKQALDAAVNKAAHLRDQITYSALGAALVLAFAGAAFALPKIRPDFRARNSVETWIAGLFILCSVTAVLTTVGIVGSLVWESWRFFQSVSPIDFLFGMDWDPQIAMRTDQYASSGAFGAVPLFIGTFLIMFIAMLVAAPVGLFSAIYLSEYASPLARAVVKPLLEILAGVPTVVYGFFAALTVGPLFREFFNAIGAMLIGGGLDGLGVYLSQVQNQMALVAGAVMGVMLIPFVSSLSDDIINAVPQSLRDGSLAMGATRSETIKKVVLPAALPGIMAAMLLAVSRAVGETMIVTMAAGLQANATINPLDTVTTVTVQIVTLLTGDQEFDSPKTLAAFGLGLTLFVVTLTLNIIALRIVQRYREQYD from the coding sequence ATGCTGACCTGGGTCGCACTCCTGGCGCTCGCCCTGTTTTCCGGGGCTACGTTCTTCGCCGCCCGCCGCAAGGCTCTTGCAGCGGTTGGCGGTCGTCCGGTCGCCCTGCATTCCCTCCCTGGATATTACGGCGGCTATGTCGCCATCTGGGTCGCTGTTCCCGCCGCCTTGATCCTGCTGCTGGCGGCCGGTTTTGGCGGTCGGCTGGAAGCGGGTCTGTTGAGGTCGGCGGATGTACCGGCGATCAAGGGAATGGATTCCCAGCAGCAGGACGTGTTCTTCAACGACGCCGTCACCCTGTCCCTCGGCGGACAGCCCAGTGAAACCCTCTATGAGGGTGCGCAGAAGCAGGCCCTGGATGCTGCGGTCAACAAGGCCGCCCATCTCCGCGATCAGATTACCTACAGCGCCCTTGGCGCCGCCCTGGTACTGGCCTTCGCCGGGGCCGCCTTCGCCCTGCCGAAAATCCGGCCTGATTTCCGCGCCCGAAACAGTGTGGAAACCTGGATTGCAGGGCTCTTCATACTCTGCTCGGTCACAGCCGTCCTGACGACGGTGGGGATTGTCGGGTCCCTGGTCTGGGAGAGCTGGCGATTTTTCCAGTCAGTATCACCGATCGACTTCCTGTTTGGCATGGACTGGGATCCCCAGATCGCCATGCGCACCGACCAGTACGCCTCCAGCGGCGCCTTCGGCGCCGTGCCGCTGTTCATCGGCACCTTCCTGATCATGTTCATCGCCATGCTGGTGGCGGCGCCGGTTGGCCTTTTCTCTGCGATCTACCTGTCCGAATACGCCAGCCCTCTGGCTCGGGCCGTTGTGAAGCCCCTTCTTGAAATTCTCGCCGGGGTGCCGACCGTTGTTTATGGCTTCTTCGCCGCCCTGACAGTGGGGCCCCTGTTCCGTGAATTCTTCAACGCCATCGGCGCCATGCTGATCGGCGGAGGGCTGGACGGCCTGGGGGTTTATCTCAGCCAGGTGCAGAATCAGATGGCACTGGTGGCCGGGGCGGTCATGGGCGTCATGCTCATCCCCTTTGTTTCCTCTCTGTCAGATGACATCATCAACGCTGTGCCCCAGTCCCTGCGGGACGGCAGTCTCGCCATGGGCGCGACCAGGTCCGAGACCATAAAGAAGGTCGTCCTGCCCGCCGCCCTGCCTGGAATCATGGCCGCCATGTTGCTGGCGGTTTCCCGGGCTGTCGGTGAAACCATGATCGTGACCATGGCTGCGGGACTTCAGGCCAACGCCACCATCAATCCGCTCGATACGGTCACGACGGTTACAGTCCAGATCGTCACCCTGCTGACCGGCGACCAGGAATTCGACAGTCCCAAGACCCTTGCCGCCTTTGGCCTTGGGCTGACGCTGTTTGTGGTCACCCTGACCCTGAACATCATCGCCCTGCGCATCGTCCAGAGATACCGGGAACAGTATGACTGA